The Arachis ipaensis cultivar K30076 chromosome B05, Araip1.1, whole genome shotgun sequence nucleotide sequence TGTCCTTTACGTAACAGCATCATTAATTAGCCTTATGAATAACGCCTCTCTTGCAATGACCAGTATCAAGTGTCGACAAAAATACTTGTTGGTCAACGAAAAGCTACCTTTAGCCACCACAGGTCACACCACTAGAAATTTCCTCTAAATATGGAAATaaatcctctcaattttttttcaatttagagaGTAAAGCGTAATTTCTAGCATTTTAATATTtttgcttttatattttttttatcctaccacaaaatatacattaaaagaTTATACTTTATCTTctcaaatgaaataaaaaattattttttcaatataTTGTGTCATTTATTAGGAAGTTAATTTTTAATGGTAAAAATTGAAACCTAACAAAGTAACACGAGAGAATACTTCATAAGATGTCTATTTGACGATGTAAACCAATCAATCAAGGAAGACTTATAAACTTaggtttattatatttattatttaattacttttattctAGAAAAGGATCGGTGTAGAAAAAGAGATGGCATGGCATAGTGgcataataattttattttttgcaagGACATGTGCGCTCTGAACACGTTTATTTAAAGAACAATGGTAGAACAAGTTCCAAAACAAGAACTTGACAGCATCTTACTGAAGCAGCAAAGATGCAGGACAAGTCAACTTGTTCCACCTAGTCCGCTACTCTCTCATCTCAACATAGGATCGAAAGGAAGGTACTTCCATCTGCTCTTCCGGTTTATGTTATTGATTTGATATTGAAATGATTTTAATCTAATCTGCACTTGAGGCATATGTAATGTATGCAATATATGTATGTTTAATTTGGCTGTGGCTGGGGGTGTCTATCTCAGTCTTACGAAGTTGTAAACTTGATGagtgaacaagaagaagaagagggaatGGGTAGTTATGCGAAGAACAAATCGAATCCAAAGCTAACACTGTTGCCTCTGATAGCTCTGATATTCTACGAAGTGTCTGGGGGTCCTTTTGGAGTGGAAGATTCTGTCAGGGCAGGAGCAGGCCCTCTCTTGTCCTTGCTTGGTTTCTTCATTTTCCCACTTATCTGGAGCATTCCGGAAGCCCTCCTGACCGCTGAACTCGCCACCAGCTTCCCTGAAAATGGTGGATATGTTATCTGGATATCATCTGCTTTTAGCCCTTTCTGGGGTTTCCAGGAAGGATTCTGGAAATGGCTCAGTGGAGTCATGGACAATGCCCTTTACCCGGTTTTGTTCCTCGATTACTTGAAACATTCCTTGCCCATCTTTCACCAAATGATTGCTCGAGTCCCTGCTCTTCTAGGGATCACTCTCTCACTAACTTACTTGAATTATCGGGGACTTCACATTGTTGGCTTTTCCGCTGTCGTGCTCGCCGCCTTCTCTCTTTTACCGTTCCTCATAATGGGAATTCTCTCCATTCCCAAAATTAGGCCTAGCCGGTGGCTTCTTGTGGATTTTAACAAGGTGGACTGGCGAGGTTACTTCAATAGTATGTTATGGAATTTAAATTATTGGGATAAGGCAAGTACTCTTGCAGGGGAGGTTGAAGATCCCAGTAAAACGTTCCCAAAAGCTCTTCTTGGCGGACTTGTTTTGGTCATGTCTTCCTATTTGATCCCACTACTAGCCGCAACAGGTGCTTTGGGATCCTCCCCTAGTGAGTGGACAGATGGTTATTTTGCAGAAGTAGGGATGTTAATTGGTGGCTTTTGGTTGAAACTCTGGATTCAAGCGGCTGCTGCCGTGTCTAACCTAGGCTTGTTCGAAGCAGAAATGTGTAGTGATTCTTTTCAACTGCTTGGGATGAGCAAACTCGGAATGCTTCCATCTGTATTTGCTGTAAGGTCAGAGTTATTTCTTCTCTtaccttcttttcttttcctcttttcttTGTCAATGGAAAAACTTAGATGGCATACAGTAGAGACATCTTAAATTCTTAACTTCTATAGCTTCACTCTGTCCTAATTAAACGTGTTTGTGGTATCTTCCCTTTAATTAGCTCATACATAAAAGGCATTTTTGGTAGAAATGTTATTTGTAGACATAGCTGTGACCTGTGAGCACAATGTGAACATTTTCTGTAGATATATTAATTGCGTGAGTGGGAAGTT carries:
- the LOC107643299 gene encoding probable polyamine transporter At3g19553, with protein sequence MSEQEEEEGMGSYAKNKSNPKLTLLPLIALIFYEVSGGPFGVEDSVRAGAGPLLSLLGFFIFPLIWSIPEALLTAELATSFPENGGYVIWISSAFSPFWGFQEGFWKWLSGVMDNALYPVLFLDYLKHSLPIFHQMIARVPALLGITLSLTYLNYRGLHIVGFSAVVLAAFSLLPFLIMGILSIPKIRPSRWLLVDFNKVDWRGYFNSMLWNLNYWDKASTLAGEVEDPSKTFPKALLGGLVLVMSSYLIPLLAATGALGSSPSEWTDGYFAEVGMLIGGFWLKLWIQAAAAVSNLGLFEAEMCSDSFQLLGMSKLGMLPSVFAVRSRYGTPTVSILLSATGVIFLSWMSFQEIMEFLNFLYAVGMLLEVAAFITLRVKRPDLHRPYRVPLQTFWVGMICVPPSFLLILVMCLASWRTSVVSGAVILVGFVLYPALLHAKSKNWMLFEAELPPSSSNGWQQQLSENKEVELVEEEQSLMQDNSKPDQQDLDLT